In Bacteroides coprosuis DSM 18011, the following are encoded in one genomic region:
- a CDS encoding hypothetical protein (KEGG: bth:BT_3714 hypothetical protein~SPTR: Phospholipid/glycerol acyltransferase;~IMG reference gene:2504106263~PFAM: Acyltransferase) produces MDITEFDEIRPYHDEELPQVFEELIADPAFQRAACMTVPDVPFEVIAEKMRACKTKLEFQITFCYGILKKIANNYTDGLTLSSDVLLDKTKAYTFISNHRDIILDAGFLSVLLVERDLETVEIAIGDNLLIYPWIKKLVRVNKSFIVQRALTMRQMLESSKRMSRYMHYTINDKKQSIWIAQREGRAKDSDDRTQDSVLKMLAMGGDGTVQERLSGMNIVPLTLSYEYDPCDYLKAQEFQLKRDNPEYKKTTQDDLRNMEVGMFGYKGHVHFHMGPCISEDITNMEMGPGNCKSELFTRVSELIDKNIHKNYRFYPGNYVAYDLLLNTDEMSDKYSSQEKEVFMKYLEKQMDRIDIENKDVDFLRDKFLLMYANPLINHLRG; encoded by the coding sequence ATGGATATAACTGAATTTGATGAAATACGTCCTTATCACGATGAGGAGTTACCTCAGGTTTTTGAAGAGCTGATTGCAGATCCTGCTTTTCAGCGTGCTGCATGTATGACTGTACCAGATGTTCCGTTTGAGGTAATCGCAGAAAAAATGCGCGCTTGTAAAACTAAACTTGAGTTTCAAATTACCTTTTGCTATGGTATCTTAAAGAAGATTGCTAATAATTACACTGATGGACTTACCTTAAGCTCAGATGTTCTATTAGATAAAACAAAAGCATATACATTTATCTCTAATCATCGTGATATCATATTGGATGCAGGCTTTTTGTCTGTCCTTTTAGTAGAACGTGATTTAGAAACTGTCGAAATTGCAATTGGAGATAATCTTCTTATTTATCCATGGATTAAGAAGTTAGTTCGTGTAAATAAGTCGTTTATTGTTCAGAGAGCTCTTACTATGCGCCAGATGCTTGAATCATCAAAGCGCATGTCTCGTTATATGCACTACACAATAAATGATAAAAAGCAGTCTATCTGGATTGCGCAAAGAGAAGGTAGAGCTAAAGACTCTGATGATAGAACCCAAGATAGTGTATTAAAAATGCTTGCTATGGGAGGAGATGGTACTGTTCAAGAGCGTCTATCGGGAATGAATATTGTGCCTCTCACACTTTCTTACGAGTATGATCCTTGTGATTATCTAAAAGCACAAGAGTTTCAATTGAAGAGAGATAATCCAGAGTATAAGAAAACAACTCAAGACGATTTAAGAAATATGGAAGTGGGAATGTTTGGATATAAAGGACATGTACACTTTCATATGGGACCTTGTATTAGTGAAGACATTACTAACATGGAAATGGGACCAGGAAACTGCAAATCAGAACTATTTACTAGAGTGTCAGAATTAATAGACAAAAATATACATAAGAACTATCGTTTTTATCCAGGAAACTATGTTGCTTACGATTTATTGTTAAATACTGATGAGATGTCTGACAAGTATTCTTCTCAAGAAAAAGAAGTCTTTATGAAGTATTTAGAGAAGCAGATGGATAGAATTGATATTGAAAATAAGGATGTTGATTTCTTGAGAGATAAGTTTTTATTGATGTATGCTAATCCATTAATCAACCACTTAAGGGGATAA
- a CDS encoding Glutamate racemase (COGs: COG0796 Glutamate racemase~HAMAP: Glutamate racemase~InterPro IPR004391:IPR015942~KEGG: bfs:BF0446 putative glutamate racemase~PFAM: Asp/Glu/hydantoin racemase~PRIAM: Glutamate racemase~SPTR: Glutamate racemase;~TIGRFAM: Glutamate racemase~IMG reference gene:2504106268~PFAM: Asp/Glu/Hydantoin racemase~TIGRFAM: glutamate racemase), which yields MTDLSKRPGPIGVFDSGYGGLTILEKIRKKLPEYDYIYLGDNARAPYGTRSFELVYKFTLQAVKHLFEEGCHLVILACNTASAKALRSIQQNDLPLLDPQRRVLGVIRPTVESINELTISNHIGVVATLGTIKSESYPLELAKLFPHIKVSGEACPMWVPLVENNEFDTPGADYFVKQSIDNLLQQDSDIDTILLGCTHYPLLQSKIEQFVPNNIKVIAQGQYVAKSLQNYLERHPEIDRNCTKEGRCRFLTTEAVDKFKESASVFLNDSIDVEQVILE from the coding sequence ATGACAGATTTATCTAAAAGACCAGGTCCAATTGGAGTCTTTGACTCAGGATATGGTGGCTTAACAATACTAGAAAAGATTCGCAAAAAACTTCCCGAATACGATTACATCTATTTAGGTGATAATGCACGTGCTCCATATGGTACAAGATCTTTTGAATTGGTATACAAATTCACTTTACAAGCTGTAAAGCATCTTTTCGAAGAAGGTTGCCACCTAGTCATACTAGCATGCAATACTGCATCTGCCAAAGCTCTTCGTAGCATTCAGCAAAATGATCTTCCCCTGCTTGATCCTCAACGAAGAGTATTAGGAGTTATTAGACCTACGGTTGAATCTATTAATGAGTTAACAATAAGTAATCATATAGGAGTTGTAGCTACATTGGGAACAATAAAATCAGAGTCATATCCTTTAGAACTGGCTAAGCTATTTCCTCATATAAAAGTATCAGGCGAAGCTTGTCCTATGTGGGTGCCACTAGTTGAAAACAACGAATTTGACACACCTGGAGCTGATTATTTCGTAAAACAAAGTATAGATAATCTTCTTCAACAAGACAGTGATATTGATACCATCTTACTAGGTTGCACACATTATCCTCTTTTACAATCTAAAATAGAGCAGTTTGTTCCTAATAACATTAAAGTTATAGCTCAAGGTCAATACGTTGCCAAAAGTCTACAAAACTACTTAGAAAGACATCCAGAGATAGATAGAAATTGTACAAAGGAAGGCAGATGTCGATTTTTAACAACGGAGGCAGTAGATAAATTCAAAGAATCGGCATCAGTTTTTCTGAATGACTCAATTGATGTAGAACAAGTTATATTAGAATAA
- a CDS encoding hypothetical protein (KEGG: bfs:BF0437 hypothetical protein~SPTR: Putative uncharacterized protein;~IMG reference gene:2504106264) — MKKSYFIGCILLALLFASCSSDNGNKSPAVRLEMLVAEITDGLGTTSDGSSQNAKYYIDRVLLDSGREFKVVKSPIIYNPSKARFMRAVAYLEVEGSDEVIIHSIAQVPIAKPLTSGNVPVDMHRDPVKVSRVWIGGGFLNIQLGIKTVDLSKHNILFTESSEVESKEIVVSFFHNRNNEIEGATKNYLVSIPLDPYLSNSYISLRFLVNSYDGEKEYFFDLNL; from the coding sequence ATGAAGAAAAGTTATTTCATCGGATGCATATTGTTGGCTTTGTTATTCGCTTCCTGTAGTAGTGATAATGGAAATAAGTCTCCTGCTGTCCGTTTGGAAATGCTTGTTGCTGAGATTACAGATGGTTTAGGAACAACTAGTGATGGCTCAAGTCAGAATGCGAAATATTATATTGACAGAGTTCTCTTAGATTCGGGTAGGGAATTCAAAGTAGTTAAATCTCCTATCATTTATAATCCTTCAAAGGCTAGATTTATGCGTGCTGTTGCATATTTAGAGGTTGAAGGAAGTGATGAGGTGATTATTCACTCAATAGCCCAAGTACCTATTGCTAAGCCCTTAACTTCAGGTAATGTCCCTGTTGATATGCATAGAGATCCAGTAAAAGTATCCAGAGTTTGGATAGGAGGTGGCTTCTTAAATATTCAATTGGGTATTAAGACCGTTGATTTATCGAAGCATAATATTCTTTTTACAGAGTCTTCTGAAGTTGAGAGTAAAGAAATAGTGGTGTCCTTCTTTCATAATAGAAACAATGAGATTGAGGGAGCAACAAAAAATTATTTAGTATCTATACCCTTAGATCCCTATTTATCGAATTCTTATATATCATTGAGATTTTTAGTAAACTCCTATGATGGAGAAAAAGAATACTTTTTTGATTTAAATTTATGA
- a CDS encoding outer membrane chaperone Skp (OmpH) (COGs: COG2825 Outer membrane protein~InterPro IPR005632~KEGG: bth:BT_3724 cationic outer membrane protein precursor~PFAM: Outer membrane chaperone Skp (OmpH)~SMART: Outer membrane chaperone Skp (OmpH)~SPTR: Outer membrane protein;~IMG reference gene:2504106270~PFAM: Outer membrane protein (OmpH-like)) produces the protein MKKSILITLLLCVLSVVNVTAQKFAFIDTEYILNKIPEYKSNQDKIDKQAQNYQLEVKKITEEVQNMYQDFQEKSKSMNDNQKEKQQEIIMNKEKEAMELGRKYFGPEGAIADMKSKLLDPFFDKIYEAAKIIALKYDYAAIIDRATASSIIFAKPQYDISNEILATMGYSK, from the coding sequence ATGAAAAAGTCAATTCTTATCACATTATTACTATGTGTTTTGAGCGTAGTCAATGTAACTGCACAAAAATTTGCTTTTATTGATACAGAGTATATCTTAAATAAGATACCAGAGTATAAATCAAATCAAGATAAAATTGACAAACAAGCTCAAAACTATCAATTAGAAGTAAAAAAGATAACTGAAGAAGTTCAGAATATGTATCAAGACTTCCAAGAGAAAAGTAAATCAATGAATGATAATCAAAAAGAAAAACAACAAGAGATTATCATGAATAAAGAGAAAGAAGCAATGGAGCTAGGTCGAAAATACTTTGGCCCCGAAGGAGCAATTGCTGACATGAAATCAAAGCTCCTTGATCCTTTCTTTGACAAAATCTATGAAGCGGCAAAAATTATTGCATTAAAGTATGATTATGCAGCTATTATAGACAGAGCTACTGCTTCTAGCATAATATTTGCTAAACCTCAGTACGACATTAGTAATGAGATTCTAGCAACAATGGGATATTCAAAATAA
- a CDS encoding outer membrane protein assembly complex, YaeT protein (COGs: COG4775 Outer membrane protein/protective antigen OMA87~InterPro IPR010827:IPR000184:IPR016474~KEGG: bth:BT_3725 putative outer membrane protein~PFAM: Bacterial surface antigen (D15); Surface antigen variable number~SPTR: Putative uncharacterized protein;~TIGRFAM: Outer membrane assembly protein, YaeT~IMG reference gene:2504106271~PFAM: Surface antigen variable number repeat~TIGRFAM: outer membrane protein assembly complex, YaeT protein) translates to MIACLFLLIPIGYAQQKTTTEDEKPTIIYSGTPKKYEIADIQVEGVKNYEDYALISLSGLAVGQEIDIPGTQITDAINRYWKHGLFSNVKITAEKIEGSKIWLKIALAQRPRISEINYNGIKKSEKKDLESKLGMIVGSQITPHTVNRAELLTKRYFEDKGFKNATVLIAQRDDPNKENQVLVDVNIDKKEKIKVHKIYIEGNEALKDSKVKRAMKKTNEKGPIRNWFKTKKFIPENFSNDKKLIIDKYNELGYRDARIVKDSIVPFNEKTVDVHLDIEEGKKYFIRNISWVGNTLYPTEQLEYMLQMKKGDVYNQKLLTDRTVTDDDAIGNLYYNNGYIFYNLSPVEVNIIGDSIDLEMRIHEGRPATINKIKINGNDRLYENVVRRELRTKPGELFSKENIMRSLREIQQMGHFDPENIQPDIQPNPEDATVDIAYDLVSKANDQVEFSAGWGQTGVIGKLSLKFTNFSMANLFHPGKNYRGILPQGDGQTLTISGQTNAKYYQSYSISFFDPWFGGKRPNSFSLSAYYSVQTDVSSNWYSNSYYNNMYNMGYMGGYGGGYGGYNNYGYENFYDPDKSMKVFGISAGWGKRLTWPDDYFTLSANISFQRYIMRDWQYFLIRNGNSNNLSVNITLARASFDNPIFPRQGSDFSLSVQFTPPYSLWDGKKYNEMNDNNENDLASKHRWIEYHKWKFKSKTYTSLMDYTRYKRVPVLMTRAEIGILGHYNSHKRSPFETFEMGGDGMSGYSGYATEMIALRGYDNNSLTPYGGGYAYTRLGLELRYPLMLEPSTSIYVLGFLEGGNAWNRVKDFNPFDLKRSAGIGVRIFLPMIGMMGIDWGYGFDKVDGSAEKGGSQFHFILGQEF, encoded by the coding sequence ATGATAGCATGTCTTTTCTTGCTAATACCGATAGGATATGCACAACAAAAGACAACTACTGAGGACGAAAAACCCACTATCATTTATTCAGGTACTCCAAAAAAATACGAGATAGCTGATATTCAAGTAGAAGGGGTGAAAAACTATGAAGACTATGCCTTAATTAGTCTATCAGGACTAGCAGTAGGTCAAGAAATTGATATCCCTGGCACACAGATTACAGATGCTATTAATAGATATTGGAAACATGGTCTGTTTTCAAATGTCAAGATTACTGCAGAAAAAATTGAAGGCAGCAAAATCTGGCTTAAAATAGCCTTAGCTCAACGTCCAAGAATATCCGAAATCAACTATAATGGAATCAAGAAATCCGAAAAGAAAGATTTAGAAAGTAAATTAGGAATGATTGTAGGTAGCCAAATTACTCCTCATACTGTGAACAGAGCAGAACTACTTACTAAAAGATATTTCGAAGATAAAGGATTCAAGAATGCTACAGTATTAATAGCTCAACGTGATGATCCTAACAAGGAAAATCAAGTTCTTGTAGATGTCAATATAGATAAGAAAGAAAAAATCAAAGTTCACAAGATATACATTGAAGGTAATGAAGCTCTAAAAGATTCAAAAGTAAAAAGAGCAATGAAAAAGACCAATGAAAAAGGTCCTATTCGCAATTGGTTTAAAACCAAAAAGTTTATACCAGAAAACTTTTCTAATGACAAAAAGCTAATTATTGATAAGTACAATGAACTTGGATATAGAGATGCACGTATTGTCAAAGATAGTATTGTTCCTTTCAATGAGAAAACAGTAGATGTCCATCTAGATATTGAAGAAGGTAAAAAGTATTTTATCAGAAATATTTCATGGGTAGGAAATACACTATACCCGACAGAACAACTGGAATATATGCTCCAAATGAAAAAGGGAGATGTATATAATCAAAAATTACTTACTGATAGAACAGTAACTGACGATGATGCTATTGGCAACCTTTACTATAATAATGGGTATATCTTCTATAACTTAAGCCCTGTAGAGGTGAATATTATAGGCGACTCTATTGACCTTGAAATGCGTATTCACGAAGGAAGACCAGCAACTATTAATAAGATTAAAATTAATGGTAATGATCGTTTATATGAAAACGTTGTACGCCGTGAACTCCGCACCAAGCCAGGCGAATTATTTAGTAAAGAGAACATCATGCGTTCACTACGTGAAATACAGCAGATGGGACACTTTGACCCAGAAAATATACAACCAGACATTCAACCAAACCCTGAGGATGCAACTGTGGATATTGCATACGACTTAGTATCAAAGGCTAATGACCAAGTAGAATTCTCAGCAGGTTGGGGACAAACAGGTGTTATCGGAAAGCTAAGTTTGAAGTTTACCAACTTCTCTATGGCAAACCTTTTCCATCCTGGAAAAAACTACAGAGGCATCCTACCTCAAGGAGATGGACAGACCCTAACTATTAGTGGACAAACTAATGCTAAATACTACCAATCTTATAGTATTTCATTCTTTGACCCCTGGTTTGGTGGCAAACGTCCAAACTCTTTCTCCCTTTCTGCTTATTACTCTGTTCAGACAGACGTAAGTAGTAATTGGTACTCTAACTCATATTACAACAATATGTATAATATGGGCTATATGGGTGGATATGGTGGAGGTTATGGAGGTTATAATAATTATGGTTATGAAAACTTCTACGACCCAGATAAATCAATGAAAGTATTTGGTATTTCTGCCGGTTGGGGTAAAAGATTAACTTGGCCAGATGACTATTTTACTTTAAGTGCAAATATCTCTTTCCAACGTTACATTATGAGAGATTGGCAGTATTTCTTAATTAGAAATGGTAACTCTAATAACCTAAGTGTAAATATTACATTAGCAAGAGCATCATTTGATAACCCTATTTTCCCAAGACAAGGCTCAGACTTCTCTTTATCTGTTCAGTTTACTCCTCCATACTCTTTATGGGATGGCAAAAAGTATAATGAGATGAATGATAACAACGAAAATGATTTAGCATCTAAACACCGTTGGATTGAATATCATAAATGGAAATTCAAATCAAAAACATATACTTCTTTAATGGATTATACAAGGTACAAAAGAGTACCAGTATTGATGACAAGAGCAGAAATTGGTATCTTAGGACACTATAACAGTCATAAGCGCTCTCCATTTGAAACCTTTGAAATGGGTGGTGATGGTATGTCAGGATACTCTGGATATGCAACAGAAATGATTGCTCTTAGAGGTTATGATAATAACAGCTTAACCCCTTACGGTGGAGGATATGCATATACAAGACTTGGATTAGAATTAAGATACCCTTTAATGCTTGAACCAAGTACTAGCATTTACGTGTTAGGATTCCTTGAAGGAGGTAATGCATGGAATAGGGTCAAAGACTTTAACCCATTCGATTTAAAACGTTCAGCAGGTATTGGTGTACGTATTTTCTTACCAATGATTGGTATGATGGGTATTGATTGGGGATATGGATTTGATAAAGTTGATGGTTCTGCAGAAAAAGGAGGAAGCCAATTCCACTTTATTCTAGGACAAGAATTTTAA
- a CDS encoding outer membrane chaperone Skp (OmpH) (InterPro IPR005632~KEGG: bfs:BF0447 putative outer membrane protein~PFAM: Outer membrane chaperone Skp (OmpH)~SMART: Outer membrane chaperone Skp (OmpH)~SPTR: Cationic outer membrane protein OmpH;~IMG reference gene:2504106269~PFAM: Outer membrane protein (OmpH-like)) produces MLKKIVLLVMLVLPLGAMAQTLKFGHTNSQELIVDMPEFKKAQESLKALEDKYNDEFKRTQDEFSKKAQQFQQDMSENTLPQNIAERRQKELQDMGQRLEAFQNEAYQSMQKAQMDLMAPITKKVNDAIQKVGKSEGLIYIFDLSSGVIPYIDSAQSKDITTLIKAELK; encoded by the coding sequence ATGCTAAAGAAAATTGTACTGTTAGTAATGCTAGTTCTTCCACTTGGAGCAATGGCACAAACACTAAAGTTTGGACACACAAACTCTCAAGAGTTAATTGTCGATATGCCTGAATTTAAAAAAGCTCAGGAAAGTTTAAAAGCACTTGAAGATAAGTATAACGATGAGTTCAAAAGAACACAAGATGAATTCTCTAAAAAAGCTCAACAATTTCAACAAGATATGAGCGAAAACACACTTCCTCAAAACATTGCTGAAAGAAGACAAAAAGAACTTCAAGACATGGGTCAGAGATTAGAGGCCTTTCAAAATGAAGCTTACCAGTCTATGCAAAAAGCTCAAATGGACTTAATGGCTCCAATTACTAAAAAAGTAAATGATGCTATTCAAAAAGTAGGTAAAAGTGAAGGTTTAATTTATATCTTTGATTTATCTAGTGGTGTAATTCCATATATTGATTCAGCACAGAGTAAGGATATTACAACGCTTATAAAAGCTGAGTTGAAATAA
- a CDS encoding hypothetical protein (KEGG: cpy:Cphy_0623 hypothetical protein~SPTR: Putative uncharacterized protein;~IMG reference gene:2504106266), with translation MNKKLLLSLLLIIVVVTNISAVELSKKFMVLAEQGEQKLQYSLTDKNEKKLTFKWVVDNPNVLELEVAEDNSALVKTRAKGRSFIYVCSEENPEILDKCQVVVNKDGVIKILAIGNSFSEDAVEQYLHELAIAEDIPNVIGNMYIGGCPLELHHTNIVNNKDAYFYRKIDLDGVKTETKNVSIDVAIADEDWDYISTQQASGFSGLYETYEKDLPFVMAHIRKQATNKNVVYLLHATWAYAKDSKHEHFVFYDNSQEKMYKSIVESAWRAKNLVGIDYLIPSGTAIQNARTTDIDVEKDFCRDGYHLNYDFGRYTAACTWFYSIFRVDVRKNSYKPDKVSSKEANVARNAAYTAILNPFFVTNLKVFMKTHK, from the coding sequence ATGAACAAGAAATTACTCTTGAGTTTACTACTTATTATTGTAGTAGTGACAAATATATCAGCTGTTGAGCTGAGTAAAAAATTTATGGTATTGGCCGAGCAAGGTGAACAAAAGTTGCAATATAGCCTTACTGATAAAAACGAAAAGAAACTTACATTTAAGTGGGTTGTTGATAATCCCAATGTGTTAGAACTAGAAGTTGCTGAAGATAACTCTGCTTTAGTCAAGACAAGAGCTAAAGGCAGATCTTTTATATACGTGTGTTCAGAAGAGAATCCTGAGATTTTGGATAAATGCCAAGTAGTAGTTAATAAAGATGGTGTTATCAAGATTTTAGCAATAGGGAATAGCTTTTCAGAAGATGCTGTTGAACAATATTTACATGAACTAGCTATAGCTGAAGATATCCCGAATGTAATAGGTAATATGTACATTGGAGGATGCCCATTAGAGTTACATCACACAAACATTGTGAATAATAAGGATGCTTATTTCTATCGTAAGATTGACTTAGATGGAGTAAAGACAGAAACAAAAAATGTGAGTATAGATGTTGCTATCGCTGATGAAGATTGGGATTATATTAGCACACAGCAAGCTAGTGGTTTTTCTGGTTTATATGAAACTTATGAAAAAGATTTGCCTTTTGTGATGGCTCATATCAGAAAGCAAGCTACAAATAAGAATGTAGTATATTTGCTTCATGCAACTTGGGCTTATGCTAAAGATTCTAAGCATGAGCACTTTGTTTTCTATGATAATTCTCAAGAGAAAATGTATAAATCGATAGTAGAGTCGGCTTGGAGAGCCAAGAATCTCGTAGGAATAGATTATTTAATACCTTCAGGAACAGCAATTCAAAATGCAAGAACTACAGATATTGATGTTGAAAAAGACTTCTGTAGAGATGGTTATCATTTAAATTATGATTTTGGTAGATATACTGCTGCTTGTACTTGGTTCTACAGTATTTTCAGAGTTGATGTGCGGAAGAATAGTTATAAACCAGATAAGGTGTCTTCAAAAGAAGCAAATGTAGCAAGGAATGCTGCATATACAGCTATTCTTAATCCTTTCTTTGTAACAAATCTAAAGGTATTTATGAAAACTCATAAATGA
- a CDS encoding N-acetylornithine carbamoyltransferase (COGs: COG0078 Ornithine carbamoyltransferase~InterPro IPR006132:IPR006131~KEGG: bfs:BF0439 putative ornithine carbamoyltransferase~PFAM: Aspartate/ornithine carbamoyltransferase, carbamoyl-P binding; Aspartate/ornithine carbamoyltransferase, Asp/Orn-binding domain~PRIAM: N-acetylornithine carbamoyltransferase~SPTR: Putative uncharacterized protein;~IMG reference gene:2504106267~PFAM: Aspartate/ornithine carbamoyltransferase, carbamoyl-P binding domain; Aspartate/ornithine carbamoyltransferase, Asp/Orn binding domain), whose product MKKFTCVEDLHNLQSALQEAAEIKQNRFKFDSLGKNKTLLMIFFNSSLRTRLSTQKAASNLGMNVIVLDINQGAWQLETERGVIMDGDKPEHLLEAIPVMGCYCDIIGVRSFAQFKDRDYDYNEVILNQFIKYSGKPVFSMEAATRHPLQSFADLITIEEYKKTDKPKVVMSWAPHPKALPQAVPNSFAEWMNATDYDFVITHPKGYELDPSFVGKAKVEYNQMKALEEADFVYAKNWAAYSGDNYGKVLNMDRSWTISEKHMAVTNNAYFMHCLPVRRNMIVTDDVIESNQSIVIPEAANREISATVVLKRLIESL is encoded by the coding sequence ATGAAAAAGTTTACCTGTGTAGAAGATTTACATAATCTTCAATCTGCACTACAAGAGGCGGCAGAGATCAAACAAAATCGCTTTAAGTTTGATTCATTAGGAAAGAATAAAACTTTGCTAATGATCTTTTTTAACTCTAGTTTACGAACTCGACTCAGCACTCAGAAAGCCGCCTCAAACTTAGGTATGAATGTTATTGTGCTAGACATCAATCAAGGGGCATGGCAATTAGAAACTGAACGAGGTGTTATCATGGACGGAGATAAACCTGAGCATCTCTTAGAAGCAATACCTGTAATGGGTTGCTATTGCGATATTATTGGTGTACGTTCATTTGCACAATTTAAGGATAGAGACTATGACTATAATGAGGTAATCTTAAACCAATTTATTAAGTATTCCGGTAAACCAGTTTTTTCAATGGAAGCAGCAACTAGACACCCACTACAAAGTTTTGCCGACTTAATCACTATTGAAGAATATAAAAAGACTGACAAGCCTAAAGTTGTTATGAGCTGGGCACCACACCCTAAAGCCCTTCCACAAGCCGTTCCAAATTCTTTTGCTGAATGGATGAACGCTACAGACTATGACTTTGTCATTACCCATCCGAAAGGCTATGAACTTGATCCTTCATTTGTAGGAAAAGCAAAGGTTGAATATAACCAGATGAAGGCCCTCGAAGAAGCCGATTTTGTTTATGCAAAAAACTGGGCAGCTTATAGTGGAGATAATTATGGGAAAGTATTAAATATGGACAGATCGTGGACCATATCAGAAAAGCATATGGCAGTGACCAATAATGCATACTTCATGCATTGCTTGCCCGTCCGTAGAAATATGATTGTAACAGATGATGTTATTGAATCAAACCAATCTATCGTTATCCCTGAGGCTGCGAATAGAGAAATCTCTGCCACTGTTGTGTTAAAGAGATTAATAGAATCATTATAA
- a CDS encoding Rhodanese-like protein (COGs: COG0607 Rhodanese-related sulfurtransferase~InterPro IPR001763~KEGG: bth:BT_3716 hypothetical protein~PFAM: Rhodanese-like~SMART: Rhodanese-like~SPTR: Putative uncharacterized protein;~IMG reference gene:2504106265~PFAM: Rhodanese-like domain), which yields MKYIVTAFTLSLLMFSCQRETTYTTLNTNDFKDVIENLEVQLLDVRTIDEFNSGHISDAEFIDLSDSLFIEKADSMFNKKQTIAVYCRTGRRSKKAADLLIKHGFKVIELDSGITNWIEKDFPIVEQK from the coding sequence ATGAAATATATAGTTACAGCATTTACTCTAAGTTTATTGATGTTTAGTTGTCAAAGAGAAACAACCTATACGACATTAAATACCAATGATTTTAAAGATGTTATAGAGAATTTAGAAGTACAGCTTTTGGATGTACGAACCATTGATGAGTTTAATTCAGGACATATATCAGATGCTGAGTTTATAGATTTATCAGATTCTTTATTTATAGAGAAAGCTGATTCAATGTTCAATAAAAAACAAACTATTGCTGTCTATTGTAGAACAGGAAGACGAAGTAAAAAAGCAGCAGATTTATTGATAAAGCATGGTTTTAAAGTCATAGAGCTTGATAGTGGTATAACGAATTGGATTGAAAAAGATTTTCCAATAGTTGAACAAAAATAA